One window of the Oncorhynchus keta strain PuntledgeMale-10-30-2019 chromosome 31, Oket_V2, whole genome shotgun sequence genome contains the following:
- the LOC118364529 gene encoding synaptotagmin-11-like, which translates to MAEITDLRPAYDMSPVLAGFIGAAALVVAVVILVLLWSFCQRRHLRVMGRYKLHGDQYCDSAEDPPYKFIHMLKGISIYPESLSSSKRIVRVARRAGWQGERDRERGGGRGMVLVDAENNILDAPTHLQMSHLVPPAGQPRMERALPVRADYCCLDSSATSSENSSKTVSPFTPASSDPESEPETSLGSLSLALDYNFPKKALVVTIVGAHGLPAVDEQGNSSDPYVKMTILPEKKHRVKTRVLRKTLEPVFDETFTFYGVAYSSLPELTLHFLVLSFDRFARDDVIGEVVVPLTELEPSTGRVHITQQISKRNMQCESRGELLVSLSYQPVSHRLSVVVLKAKHLPKMDISGLSGNPYVKVNVFYGRKRIAKKKTHVKRCTLNPVFNESFIYDVPPELLPEISVEFVVVDFDRTTKNEVVGCLPLGLHSPCPSGAAHWREVCENPRRQISKWHNLSEY; encoded by the exons ATGGCTGAGATTACAGATTTACGACCTGCATATG ACATGTCACCGGTGCTGGCCGGTTTTATCGGTGCGGCGGCTCTGGTGGTTGCCGTGGTGATCCTGGTTCTCCTGTGGTCCTTCTGCCAGCGTCGACACCTCCGGGTGATGGGCCGGTACAAGCTCCATGGTGATCAGTACTGTGACTCTGCTGAAGACCCGCCCTACAAGTTCATCCACATGCTGAAGGGCATCAGTATCTACCCAGAGTCCCTCAGCAGCAGCAAGAGGATAGTACGGGTGGCCAGGCGTGCTGggtggcagggggagagagacagagagaggggtggcggCCGCGGGATGGTCCTGGTGGATGCGGAGAACAACATCCTGGACGCGCCTACCCATCTCCAGATGAGCCACCTGGTTCCCCCTGCTGGCCAGCCCAGGATGGAGCGGGCACTGCCCGTCAGGGCCGACTACTGCTGTCTGGATAGCTCAGCTACCAGTAGCGAGAACAGCAGCAAGACTGTTTCACCTTTCACCCCTGCGTCCTCCGACCCAGAATCAGAGCCTGAAACCAGCCTGGGCTCCCTCAGCCTGGCTTTAGACTACAACTTCCCTAAGAAGGCCTTGGTGGTGACCATCGTTGGAGCCCATGGCCTGCCTGCAGTAGACGAACAAGGGAACAGCTCTGACCCTTACGTGAAGATGACCATACTCCCTGAGAAGAAGCACCGGGTGAAGACCAGGGTCCTGAGGAAGACGCTGGAGCCGGTGTTTGACGAGACGTTCACGTTCTACGGGGTGGCCTACAGCTCGCTGCCCGAGCTCACGCTTCACTTCCTGGTGCTCAGCTTTGACCGCTTTGCCCGCGATGATGTCATAGGGGAGGTGGTGGTCCCACTGACAGAGTTGGAACCCAGCACGGGGCGGGTGCACATCACGCAGCAAATCAGCAAGAGGAACAtgcag TGTGAGAGCCGTGGGGAGCTGTTGGTGTCTCTGTCCTACCAACCTGTCTCCCACCGCCTCAGTGTGGTGGTGCTGAAGGCCAAACACCTGCCCAAGATGGACATCTCTGGCCTGTCTGGAA ACCCATATGTGAAAGTCAATGTGTTCTACGGACGCAAGCGCATCGCCAAGAAAAAGACGCACGTGAAGAGGTGCACGTTAAACCCCGTCTTCAACGAGTCCTTCATATACGACGTGCCCCCCGAGCTGCTCCCTGAGATCTCTGTGGAGTTTGTGGTGGTCGACTTTGACCGTACCACTAAGAACGAGGTGGTGGGGTGTCTGCCCCTCGGCCTGCACAGCCCCTGTCCCTCTGGCGCCGCCCACTGGCGGGAGGTCTGTGAAAACCCCCGTCGGCAGATCTCAAAGTGGCACAACCTCAGTGAATATTAG